From Rhopalosiphum padi isolate XX-2018 chromosome 2, ASM2088224v1, whole genome shotgun sequence:
AGTTGTGACTAGTGTCTATTTTCTttcgtttaattatattataatgcctaTCGTAATGTCTTCGGATGTCGATTCTGAGGAAGAGGTAAGTTAATAaatgagttaaaattataattttttctaaattacctCGATTATCacgatgtataatttaatataatacgtgaCTCGAGAATTCAACCTGCATTtgtgaattacattttttttaaaaataatttaaagaattgaaattgaattgttttaaaactaaaaaaaaattaatttaacttagcATAGAAACCAGACTGTACAAAGATTAATATGTTTGGATGCAAaacatttaagaataaaattctattttaatgttttaattttaaactcataCTTCtggattaaaacatttaaaaaatgtgatttaCCAATTTAAACTCAAAATAACATGAGtccatagtattattttttgatttggaATCAAttagtcaaatatttttttactaattaataagttatataaattataaatattatcacacACTTATTTCTTAATTAGTTgtgaaatcaattaataatttcagcTATTCTTAACTTAACAATAAATTTGTCTTGTTTGGATTTATATACCCtctatctaatttttaatttgatttctgTAAAAGATTGCTTTTGTATTAccttatattattcaattatcatatctatttattattaactaattcatattttattcattgaaaTTCCAATCTTTTTTAGTTGTTGGAATTGTATGCATCTGGCAAATTAAAACCAGGTTTAAATATACCTGTAGAAGAAGATAAAGTATTCATTAACAATGTTGTaagtaatattactattatatatgtgtttattgATACCTATAGAATATTATCTTGATATATAAAGAGTACTACCTGTTTTGAAAGTTACATAAATAAGGTATAGAAAAGTATTAAGCTATAATTGTCTAGTTTGTTGAGTGgaggtaaaaaatattatggtaaattaattgagttaatataatagtaaacagGAGAGAGAAAAACAAGTGGACAATAATTATCAACAAGGAACTAATtaagtagaaaaatattatgtcttataGAAATGCTCTAAAGGCAAGGTCAGGTAGTATATTCTACTTGTGTGGGATAAAGacgaagaaatatttatttataaataattgtttttatgaatgtaatatttgaatatttgataaaattacttattgcttatttttttttttttagaatggaATGAAAGAAGCTATTGCTTCATTTCAAAGTAGTTTGCCATGGAGCGAACGACTCGATATTGTGGCTGAAGCTGCTCCAATGGCGCCTGAGCTTTCAATGgaagtatgtataatatcaaatattttatatacatttcaaaaaaaaaatttaaaatagcagatttgattatgaaaattaatttttattacaatttactctTTTTAACTACCTTATCAAtggtagaataataattaaacaattttctcTACTCGCACCAAGTCAACACTGCtagtataataagttaataacataatatttattatgtaccatgCTCAAGTAAGCAGACAATCAATTATAACCCAGATTACCCAGCAATGTGTAATAAAGGTATACCATTTTGTCATGTTCTTATTACAATCCTGGTtatgatatattgttattttacatttaaaaaaaatattatttaccactGCAACATATCTAAGTATTTAGATATGGTATCATTTAAGGAGTAAAACTTGATTTGAATTCTCACagttatcaaattttttttatgcttttagttattacaataattcacattaaaataaaatcattaattctttaattgatattataaaatatattaaatagcttAATGAATAAAGGTAGGtagataattttaacaaataatttttaaatacaataacaataaaattttaataagtgttaaaaatctaatttatgtAAAACCTTAAATCATGCTTGTTCTTTTgttgtatacacatttaaaatatccaaatgAAATAGTATTTGTTAATGtaccaattaaattaatatttctgtaTTAACCCTGCACAATGTACTCAAATAAAAATCTGGTATCTTTAAATTGCTTTATATTGCATtatctatatcataatatttttgtattatttcagATTACTGAACAACAACAATTTCTTAAAGCTGGTAAAATTGATGAAGTTgcattaaatgattttaaacgaGAAACAATGTTCCACCGTCAAGCCCAATCTGCTGTTATGCGTGGAATAGAATTGTtacgaaaacataatatagctaCACATCGACCTGAAGATTATTTTGCAGAGATGTTTAAATCTGATGAGCATATGCAAAAGGTCCGACATGCACTCTTACAGAGAAAGACTGCTCTAGAACAAACAGAAAAAGTTCGACGTATTAGGCAAGAGAAAAAATTAGCTAAAGAAAAACAAGTAGCAGCTATACAAGAAAAACACAAACAAAAACGTGaacttaatgaaaatattaagaaGTTTAGAAAAGGTTTGAGAAATGATTTAGACTTTTTGGAAACTGATAGTGGGAAGAAAAACAAGACAAAAGATGAT
This genomic window contains:
- the LOC132920778 gene encoding probable rRNA-processing protein EBP2 produces the protein MPIVMSSDVDSEEELLELYASGKLKPGLNIPVEEDKVFINNVNGMKEAIASFQSSLPWSERLDIVAEAAPMAPELSMEITEQQQFLKAGKIDEVALNDFKRETMFHRQAQSAVMRGIELLRKHNIATHRPEDYFAEMFKSDEHMQKVRHALLQRKTALEQTEKVRRIRQEKKLAKEKQVAAIQEKHKQKRELNENIKKFRKGLRNDLDFLETDSGKKNKTKDDGGEKKKNLSRSQHKRKGKDTKYGFGGKKRGMKGNTTESTFGGSGKSNLKGKNKGRIAKKKRMSSKK